GTACGGCTCCCCGTTGCGGTCCTCCTGACGGCGGTACCAGCGGTCGCCCTGCACCTTCCGGAAGTCCTCCAGCGCCCCCGCGAGCGCGCTGTACGCGGCGATGCGCTCCTGCCGCAGCGACTCCGCACGCGAGAAGACCTCGTTCTCCCGGGCCGCCCGGCGCTGGAACACATGCGTCATCACACCGCCGAGCACCGTTCCGATGACCGCGACCGCGCTCGTCCACAGCGCCTCCATCACACGCCCTGCTCGCCGCGCAGGATGCCGCAGTGCACCACGTCGCGCCACTGGCCGTCGCGGAAGGCGACACTGCGGCCCACGCCCTCGCGGGTGAACCCGGCCTTCTCCAGGGCGCGTTGCTCCGCGATGTTCCCCGCCTCGGTGTCGGCCTCGATCCGTACCACCGGGCTGTGCGCGAACAGGTAGGCCACCAGCTGCTGTTGGGCCCGGGTGCCGGCCCCTCGGCCGCGGGCCGCCGGCACCAGCTGGACGCCGATGTTCCAGTAGTGGCCGCCGTTCCAGACCGGGACCTTCCGCCAGGCGACGAAGCCGAGGCTCTCCGCACCGGCCGTCACCAGCAGCGTCCCGCCGTCGGTGCCGAGCAGCGCGTTCTCCTCCCAGCCCCTGCGCCAGTGGCGGGGATCGCGCCAGCCGGTCCAGGCGAACGCGCCGGTGGCCTCGGAGTCCGTCATGAACTGGTCGAAGAAGGGGAGGTCGCCCTCCAGGACCGGGCGCAGTATTACGGGGTCGTCGTCGCTCATGCCCGGCAGAGTACCTACTGGCCACGCACGCACAGTTTCATCACAACTTCGGCCAAGCGGCCCTGGCGTGCGCCGCGCACTGCGAGCATCGCTTGCTTCGGGAGACGTGAACTGCCTTGGGGGGCACGTGACTTCGGACCGTACGAAGTGGGGAAGCTGCGCAGTCGGTGTGCTGGCACTGGGACTTGCGCTCGCCGGATGCGGGGACGGGGGCGGCACGGGGGATGCGAAGCCCGCCGCCACGACCGCATCCGCCGTCCCGGTGAAGGAGACCGCGTCGTCGCCCGCGCCCGGACGGGTGCTCAAGCTCGCCGACGACACGGCGCAGGCACGGGCCGGGAAGCGCCTCGTCGTGAAGGTGCTGGGCAATGACCGCATCACGCTGGAGGCGGGCGAAAGCCATGACCTCGCCACGGAGTTCGGCGCCACGGACCTGACGGTGACCGTCGACCACCCCGCCGCGCACGGGACCGCCGTCGTGGACGGGACCGGCGTCGCCTACACGCCGACCGGCGGCTACGGGGGCGAGGACGAGTTCACGTACCGCGTGACGCTGAAAGGCGAACCGCCGCTGACCGGGACGGCTGTCGTACGGATCACGGTGGCCGGCCCTTCACCGTCGCCCACGCCCTCCCCCTCGCCGACACCGTCCGCCAAACCCAAGGTGTACTACCGCAATTGCACGGCGGCCCGCGCCGCGGGCGCCGCACCGGTGCGCGTGGGCGATCCCGGGTACGGGCGGTGGCTGGACCGCGACGGGGACGGAATCGGCTGCGAACAGAAGAGCGGCGGCGGCACCAGCGGCGGCAGCACCGGCGGCTCCAGTGGCGGGGGCGGCGACAGCAGCACCACGTACTACAAGAACTGCACCGCCGTACGGGCCGCGGGCGCCGCGCCCATCCACGTCGGAGACCCCGGGTACGGCCCCCACCTCGACCGGGACGGCGACGGGGTCGGCTGCGAGTGACCCGGCGGCCCCCGTTAGCCTCGGGAACCTCGGGGGTCCACAGACCAGGAGGTTGTCGTCATGGCGAAGGTTCCGGCAGCAGTTGTCGCGGCGGGCGGGCTCGTCGGCGGGTACGCCGTCGCCCGCTGGACCAGGAAGCGCCCGCTGGGCGGTGCCGTGCTGGCCGCCGCAGGGGTGGTCGCCGCGCGCGACTGGCAGCAGGCCGCAGGCACGAAGACCGCCGTCGGCCTGACGGGTGCATACGTGGCCGCCTTCGCCGGCTCCCACCCCCTGGCCAAGAAGGTCGGAGCCTGGCCCGCGGTCTTCGCCGTGGCCGGGGCAGTCGCCGCCGCCTCCTGGGCGACCACCCGCCGCTAGCCCCCCACCGCCTGCGTGACCGTGTAGATCAGCAGGCCCGCCAGGGCGCCGACCACCGTGCCGTTGATCCGGATGAACTGCAGATCGCGGCCGATGTGGGCCTCGATCTTCTTCGAGGTGTGGTCGGCGTCCCAGCCCGCGACCGTGTCCGTGATCAGCGAGGTGATCTCGTTGCGGTACGTCGTGACGACGTACACCGCCGCCTCCTCCAGCCACCCGTCGACCTTGGCCTGCAGCCGCTCGTCCGTCGACAGCCGCGCCCCCAGCGACATCAGCGACGCCCGCGCACGCAGCCGCAGTTCGCTCTGCTCGTCCTCCGCCGCCGAAAGAATCATGGTGCGTACGGAGGACCACGCGGACGCGATCACGTCCTGCACCTCCGGCCGCCCCACGATCTCCGACTTCAGCCGCTCCACCTTGGCCCGCGTCTCGGTGTCCGACTGCAGGTCGGAGGCGAAGTCGGCGAGGAAACGGTCGAGGGCGCCGCGCGCCGGGTGGCCCGGCATGTCGCGCATCTCCGTGATGAAGCGCAGCAGCTCCTTGTAGACGCGGTCGCCGACCTTGCGGTCGACGAAGCGCGGCGTCCAGCCGGGGGCGCCGCCCTGGACCGCGTCCATCACCGAGTCGGAGTGGACCGTCAGCCAGTCGTGGGCGCGGGCGCAGATCAGGTCGACGACGCGGCGGTGGCCGCCGTCCGCGACGACCTTCTCCAGCATCTTGCCGACGCCGGGGGCGACTTCGGCCGCGTTCGCCCGCCGGGTGATCGCCTCGCCGACGACGGCCTGCACATCGGAGTCCCTGAGCACGGTGAGCGCGCCGCGCAGCGCGGTGGCGAGCTCGGCGGTGACGCGGTCCGCGTGGTCCGGCTCCGCCAGCCACGCACCGAGCCGACGCCCGATCCCCAGGGCACGGAGCCGGCCGCGTACGACATCACCGGAGAGAAAATTTTCCCCGACGAAGGAACCGAGGGACGCCCCCAGCTGGTCCTTCTTGTTCGGAATGATCGCGGTGTGCGGGATGGGAAGACCGAGGGGACGGCGGAAAAGTGCCGTCACGGCAAACCAGTCGGCCAGCGCGCCCACCATGCCGGCCTCGGCGGCCGCAGCGACGTAACCGGCCCAGGAACCGGCCCCGCTGTTCTTCGCCCAGGTGGCAAGTACGAAAATCAAGGAGACGATCAGAAGCAGGCCGGTGGCCGTCGCCTTCATGCGGCGCACCCCACGGCGCTTCTCCTCGTCGGCCGCGCTGAAGGCAAAGGAGCCCAGCGGGGCCGGGGCACCCTGATCCGGGGTGCCGGTCCCTCTCGTACGTTCCATCCGCTCCGCCCGTCCGTCCATCCGCGACCCCCGTACGTATTGTCCCTACCTGAGCGACTCCCGGGACGCACGTCGAGTTCCCAAGGAGAACCCTGAAATGACCCTGAGGCGCGGTTACGCCCTGCTCGCCGCTCTGGTGGCGGTCGTGGCGGCCCTGTCCGTGGGCATCGTCCTGCTGGCCCGCACCCCGGCCTCCGCGGTCCGCTCCGAGCTGGCCAGGCCCTCCGTCTGGGTCGGGACCTGGGCGGCGGCACCGGGGGGCGCGGAGCCGGGGACGTCACGCGGGTTCCCCGGAAGCACCGTGAGCAACATCGTGCACACCAGCATCGGGGGCACCGCGGCCAGGATCACCGTCTCGAACCTCTACGGGACCGGGCCGCTGCGGATCACCCGGGCCACGGTGGGCACGCACCAGGTGACCTTCGCGGGCCGTACGGCGGTGACGGTCCCGGCGGGCGGCCAGACGGTCTCCGACCCGGTACGGATGAAGGTGGCGGCGGACGCGGACCTGGTGGTGGCCCTGCTGACCCCCGCGGCGAGCGGCCCGGTCACGTACCACCCGCACACCCAGCAGATCTCCACCCTGGTGACCGGCGCGGTGACGGCGCCGACCCCGTACTGGCGCTACCTGACGGCGGTGGACGTCCTGACGAACCGCGCGGAGGGCACGGTCATCGCCTTCGGCGACTCGATAACGGACGGCTACCGCTCCAGCCCGGACGCGAACCACCGCTGGCCGGACGTCCTGGCCGACCGCCTGGCCGGCCGCTACGGCGTGGTCAACGAGGGCATAGCGGGCAACCGCCTGCTGACGGACGGCACAGGCGGACGCTCAGGTCTGACCAGGTTCGACGGGGACGTGCTGGCGCGGGCCGGGGCGAAGACGGTGCTGGTGGCGCTGGGGATCAACGACGTCCTGCACGGAAGCGACGCACAGTCGATCACGGCAGGCCTGCGTGACCTGACGGAGCGTGCGCACGCGCGGGGCCTGCGGGTGATCGGAGCGACGCTGACACCGTTCGGCGGGTACGAGCGGTCGACGCGGGCGCGCGAGGAGGTCCGGGAGGAGGTCAACGCGGCGATCAGGTCGGGGAAGATCTTCGACGGGGTCGTCGACTTCGACAAGGTGATCAGGGACCCGTACGCACCGAAGCGGATGCTGGACCGGTACGACTCGGGGGACCATCTGCACCCGGGAGATGCGGGGTACCGGGCGATGGGCCGGGCGGTACCGGTGGTTGGGCTCTGAGGCTGGTTTTGCGCCTAAACCGGCGCCGCTCTCGCGGAGGTAGCCGGCGTGAGTGGGGGTTGCTCAATGGCCGCATACGGTCCGTTCCGATGCGACACCGGAAAGTCCACATCGGGCAAATCAAGCCCGTCCGGCGATTGAGGACACGCGACCGAAGGTCGCGTACGGGGGCGCAGGGGGCGAAGCCCCCGCCCACCGGGGCCCGGGGTCTGGGGCGGGAGCCCCAGTTTCGGGAAGGGGCGGGATTGGGGAACCAGCCCCGCGCAGCGGCGGCGCAGGCCCACCCCGGCCCGGACCAGCCGTCCGAACTCAGCCCAACTCCTTGCGCTGAGCCCTCTTCTCCTCCCGCAACCGCAACCTCTCCGCCCGCGTCACCTTCCGCTCGACCCCCACCCCGCCCATCAGCGCAAACCCCCTCACCGTCACCCGCGGCGACCCCTCCGTGCCCTCACCGGTCGCCTCGTCGCCGAAGCCCCCCATGATCCCGATCCCCCGCACCGTGACCGTCAGGTCGGGCGGCACGACCACCCCGATCCCGCCCATCAGCGTGAAGCACCGGATCTCCACATCCCGCTCGGCGAACCGCGCCTCGCGCAGATCGATCTCCCCGCCGCCCATCATCGCGAACGCCGTGAACCGCCGCCCCACGGTCCACCGCCCCTTGCGGCTGAACCCGCCCCAGAAAGCGAAAGCCCCACCCGAAGAGACAGTCCCGCCGACCCGCTCCGCCCACCCCTCCGCAGCCGCAGAGGAAGCAGGAGCAACCGCCCCCGCCTTACGGAACGTCCCCGGCGCCGGCAGATCCCGTACGAGCGGCTCCAACTCTCCGTGCGTACGCGCCTTGTAGGCCGCATCGAGCCGGTTCTCGAACTCCTCCATGTCGAGGCGTCCCTCCGCCACGGCCTCCCGCAGCGACTCGGCCACCCTCTCGCGCTCGGCATCGGAGGCGCGCATCTCCGGGAGTTCAGAAGTCATACCGCCACCCTAGTAAACGCCGCGATCTGCGTACATCTTTGCGATGACCGCCTCGATGTCCGGCTCCCTCACCGAGAGGTCGACCAGCGGATACGAGGCAGCGACAGCCGCCACGATCGGCGCCGCCGACGCCGACGCCGGAAACGCCAGCCACTGCCGCGGCCCCTCAACCTTCACCACCCGCACCAACTCCACCTCCACCGGCGGAAGTTCACGCTCCAGGTCCACCACCAGCATCCGCTCACTCACCCCCGACCCCA
The sequence above is drawn from the Streptomyces sp. NBC_01465 genome and encodes:
- a CDS encoding GNAT family N-acetyltransferase; protein product: MSDDDPVILRPVLEGDLPFFDQFMTDSEATGAFAWTGWRDPRHWRRGWEENALLGTDGGTLLVTAGAESLGFVAWRKVPVWNGGHYWNIGVQLVPAARGRGAGTRAQQQLVAYLFAHSPVVRIEADTEAGNIAEQRALEKAGFTREGVGRSVAFRDGQWRDVVHCGILRGEQGV
- a CDS encoding excalibur calcium-binding domain-containing protein, which gives rise to MTSDRTKWGSCAVGVLALGLALAGCGDGGGTGDAKPAATTASAVPVKETASSPAPGRVLKLADDTAQARAGKRLVVKVLGNDRITLEAGESHDLATEFGATDLTVTVDHPAAHGTAVVDGTGVAYTPTGGYGGEDEFTYRVTLKGEPPLTGTAVVRITVAGPSPSPTPSPSPTPSAKPKVYYRNCTAARAAGAAPVRVGDPGYGRWLDRDGDGIGCEQKSGGGTSGGSTGGSSGGGGDSSTTYYKNCTAVRAAGAAPIHVGDPGYGPHLDRDGDGVGCE
- a CDS encoding DUF445 domain-containing protein; amino-acid sequence: MERTRGTGTPDQGAPAPLGSFAFSAADEEKRRGVRRMKATATGLLLIVSLIFVLATWAKNSGAGSWAGYVAAAAEAGMVGALADWFAVTALFRRPLGLPIPHTAIIPNKKDQLGASLGSFVGENFLSGDVVRGRLRALGIGRRLGAWLAEPDHADRVTAELATALRGALTVLRDSDVQAVVGEAITRRANAAEVAPGVGKMLEKVVADGGHRRVVDLICARAHDWLTVHSDSVMDAVQGGAPGWTPRFVDRKVGDRVYKELLRFITEMRDMPGHPARGALDRFLADFASDLQSDTETRAKVERLKSEIVGRPEVQDVIASAWSSVRTMILSAAEDEQSELRLRARASLMSLGARLSTDERLQAKVDGWLEEAAVYVVTTYRNEITSLITDTVAGWDADHTSKKIEAHIGRDLQFIRINGTVVGALAGLLIYTVTQAVGG
- a CDS encoding SGNH/GDSL hydrolase family protein, yielding MTLRRGYALLAALVAVVAALSVGIVLLARTPASAVRSELARPSVWVGTWAAAPGGAEPGTSRGFPGSTVSNIVHTSIGGTAARITVSNLYGTGPLRITRATVGTHQVTFAGRTAVTVPAGGQTVSDPVRMKVAADADLVVALLTPAASGPVTYHPHTQQISTLVTGAVTAPTPYWRYLTAVDVLTNRAEGTVIAFGDSITDGYRSSPDANHRWPDVLADRLAGRYGVVNEGIAGNRLLTDGTGGRSGLTRFDGDVLARAGAKTVLVALGINDVLHGSDAQSITAGLRDLTERAHARGLRVIGATLTPFGGYERSTRAREEVREEVNAAIRSGKIFDGVVDFDKVIRDPYAPKRMLDRYDSGDHLHPGDAGYRAMGRAVPVVGL
- a CDS encoding DUF1707 SHOCT-like domain-containing protein, which translates into the protein MRASDAERERVAESLREAVAEGRLDMEEFENRLDAAYKARTHGELEPLVRDLPAPGTFRKAGAVAPASSAAAEGWAERVGGTVSSGGAFAFWGGFSRKGRWTVGRRFTAFAMMGGGEIDLREARFAERDVEIRCFTLMGGIGVVVPPDLTVTVRGIGIMGGFGDEATGEGTEGSPRVTVRGFALMGGVGVERKVTRAERLRLREEKRAQRKELG